Genomic window (Oncorhynchus masou masou isolate Uvic2021 chromosome 9, UVic_Omas_1.1, whole genome shotgun sequence):
TGTGAGCATGTGTTACTTTCACAGTTTTTTCTCCTCTTCTAGTTTGTGAGTCATCCCATCTGCCAGCAAGTGCTGTCGTCCATTTGGTGTGGAAACATCCCAGGGTGGCGGGGCAGCAAGACAGTCTGGAAACTCACGGTGTCTCTTGGGATCTTCTTCACCATGCCTCTCCTCTGTATGATCTACTGGGTCGCTCCCAAGTCCAAGGTGAGCTAAGAGTAGCGTCTGGATTCAATCCATATCACAGAAGTTTTGCAGAAATTCCGAGTTTATAGCTCAATTTAAATAGAAAGACAATGTCCCTGTGTttgcggagactgcattcacagttaacactgcatatgtcggctcaatcggaaattgtcttcgcgtttttttttttttttccccgatattgattgaatccagccctagtgtaaaatacatttttcagATGTGTTGTAAGGATTGTGTTTCTATTTCAGATTGGAAAGACTTTGAAGATACCTGTGATCAAATTCCTGCTGCACTCTGCCTCCTACCTGTGGTTCATCATCACCCTTCTAGCTGAGTCTATTTTCATGGAGCTGTACCGCGATGAGTTCGCATCCCGGCAGCAAAACATCCTCTACAACTCCCTCCATATGATCTGGGTGGTCGGTAGGTCTATGTTATGTTGTAATTCTTTACTATCGATTCATCAATCTCTCATAACACAAACTCTTTACAAACTCTTTGTAAAGTATAGGCTcctttatacactgagtgtacaaacattaagaacacctgttatttccatgaaatagactgaccaggtgaatgcagGTCCTCttcaaccagtgtagatgaagggaaggagatttttaaagccttgagacaattgagacatggattgcgtatgtgtgccattgagagggtgaatgggcaagactaaaaatgtaagtgccttagaacagggtatggtagtaggggccaGGTGCACCGGcttttgtcaagaactgcaatgctgctgagtttttcacactctgtgggaagcattggtgtcaacatgggccatcatccctgtggaacgttttcgaCACATTGTAAAGTCCaagccccgacaaattgaggctgttcttagggaaactcaatattaggaaggtgtccctaacgtttggtatactcagtgtatgtagcATGTTAGAGATGAAAGTTTAACTATAAGTTTAACTATAAGCATAATATGAAAATATGGGAACGACATGATCCttcccctctaggtttcttctggAGTGAGTGTAAGAATGTGTGGGCGGAGGGTCTGAGGGGTTACATCGTGGACTGGTCCAACATTCTGGACATGATAGTACTCAGCATGTACTTGGCTTCCTTCGGTCTGAGAGTCCTCATCATGGCAATTGGTCATTTTGTTTGCCAAGACCAAAACTTGGTTGAGAAGTGTGCCTACTTCACCCAAACAGGTGAGCTGTACATACCAACAAGACATCGGTATTGTATATTATGTTTAATTCCGTATCATACAACTCAATATCCTGTTACTGTATATGATCACCTAAAGTACACTATTGGGTTTAATCCAACTGATCTTTGTGAATCTTCATGTATGGCTATTTCCTGCCTTATTGCAGTGCGGGATGAATGGTGGCAGGAGGACCCTCAGCTGATCTCAGAGATTCTGTTCGCTGTGACCAGCATGCTCAGCTTCACCCGACTGGCCTACATCCTGCCTGCCCATGAGTCTCTGGGTACTCTACAGATCTCCATTGGTATAATGATAGATGACATGTTGAGGTAAGACAAGGACACGTCAGGACACTTTGCATTTCGAAATGACACTCCAGAAAGTAATGCGCAAATATATAAATGAACTTAATGTCGTATAGTTCAAATAACTACAACACAAATACAACACTTCTTCCCTCTTGTCCTTTAGGTTCATGTTTCTCTTGATGATCATTGGAACAGCTTTTCTCTGTGGACTGAATAATATCTACGTGCCCTATGCAACTTCTCCACATCTTGGACGGTATGACAGTTTGAATCTTTACCAAAATCTTCCAAAACTACAGAGCTCTATGCATTCATTCCTATTGCACTTCTCCTTTGGTTTCAGCTTCAATGAAACCTTCAGCTTTCTCTTCTGGACTATGTTTGGTGCATCTAATCAAGGCTATGTGGACATGCCAGATTTTGTCCTGGCTCAGTTTGTGGGCAGGGTCCTGTATGGGGTCTTCACTCTCGTCATTGTCATTATCCTGCTCAATATGCTTATCGCCATGATCACTAATTCATTCCAGAAGATAGAGGTATAAAATAATAATCTTGCATCGCAAATCAATATATCAAACATGTTAACATGTGCATGATACATGTGAGGGAAACtaataaaacaaaaaacaaacatgttttaaCAATGTCCTCTTTGACTGTCATCCTTTTGGACCCTGTCAGGATGATGCTGATGTTGAATGGAAGTTTGCTCGTTCAAAGCTCTACTTGAGTTACTTCAGAGAGGGCTCCACTATACCTGTACCCTTCAACCTCGTCCCCTCTCCAAAGGCCTTGTTCTACTTACTGAGGTAGGCTGGCCACTGACTGCAACACCGGCCTCTGTAACAAGCTTTAAACAGTGGAAATTATCATCAAACCGTTCGgcaagtgtttttttttctttgtcatagGAGCTTTTTCTGTTGCTGCAACCGAAAGAAAATTCCAGACTATCCTCCTATTGCCTCTATGGTGGGTtctagatatatatttttttaccaaaCTTACTACACAGAAGCAGAATCACTTCAGACTCATATATTTTTTTCCTTTACACCTCCAGTCCAACAGTACAATGAACAACGGTGGAGAGGCTGGGATGGACCGAGTGTCATATCGCCTGCAGGTGGTCAAGGCGCTGGTGCAGCGCTACATAGAAGCAGCCCGCAGGGAGTTTGGAGAGGCGACACGTAAAGGTAGAGGGACTAAATGTGCCCACAGTAAAGCATGTGTTAGCCCTATACAGGTACCTTGACCTAAAGTCGAGAACAGTGACTGCTACATATTGTTCTTTGTGTTTCTATCTCTCATGGGGTTTTTGTTTTTAAACAGATGTGGGCAACAGGATCACAGAGCTGAACAAGGGGGTGAGGAGACTTCACTCTGATATGAAGAAGTTCTATCAGAACCTGCAGAACAGCAAGTCCTTTGGCTCAAAGGGCGATAAAGGCAACTTCCTGGGCAAGTACATAAAAGGAGCAAAGAACAACTTTAAGAACTTTGATAAAAATGAGGCCATGGGGAATAGCCCAGACCTGTACGAGTCAATCTGCACCTCgtaggggtggtggaggaggggaagaggaagggaaAACAGAAATGATCCCAGGAGGTGTTTACAGAGAACAACACCCCCACAAACAACAGTGAGAGCTCCCCAGACATCAGCCCTGAGTCCCATGGTGGGCAGGAGTtcctggagagagaaacagagagtaccTGCACACAGGAACAGTGGAAGAGAACACTAGCATCATGTCGTGATGTAATCCCTGCCTGATAGCTTTCTGTGAATATTCACAACAGCTATGCTTGCTTATTATGTAAGTTGCCTACCATTATGTGAGAAACCTACCACTCCTACATATTTTGTCTGATTATGCGTGTCATAAATAAGTAGCAATTAGCAAAAGCATGTTTGAGTAGAAAAAAAAACCAAATAATTGCATGGATAACCTGATGATCAGTTTAAAATGTAGTAATTACGTTTACTGTACCATAACATGTCTATATAGAGAACTCTTGTATGAAAAAacatggtaacactttatttgacaCCCAGTGTCATAACACGCTATATCATAAattgtcataacagctgacataacttgtcataacctgtcatgaCCTGTCAcaacttgtcataacctgtcacAACCTGTCACAACTTGTCATGACCTGTCATGACCTGTCACGACCTGTCACAACCTGTCATGACCTGTCACAACTTGTCATAATCTGTCACAACTTGTCATAGTATGGTCACAACACTGTCAGgacccatatatttacacctgttgtaagatatattgcattattttatggctggttacaACACCTACAGTGTCAAAACCCATCTGTATTCAGTTGCCTTTAGTTTGAAGGTTTGTTTCTGAAATCCTTTGTTGTTGGAACAAATTCTTTACGTCGtcttttttcattattttttttactaatttGTAGAACATACACCATCACACTgttatgaagcattatgaccatactgtgtcactttacttggactaagaaaatacacgtTATGACACTgttatgaagcattatgaccatcacaACCATATAAGCAAGATGGGCCCTTATATCAGTCATCATTCAAAAAGAGgtggttttgtcctgctcctgaaatctaACATACCTGACATCAATGTGTGAGCAATTGCAATGATAATATATGGTGAATTTCAGAATATGTTATAGAACATAAATATACTGTTGACAAGTAGACTAaggtgtaatggaatgttttgccttgtgCGGTAGGTTTTATAAAATAACGCAATttatgtcacaacaggtctaaatatatgagcactgacagtgttatgaccatattataacaggttatgtcagctgttatgacatatgaCATGTTATGACACTGGGTGTCAAGAAAAGTGTTACTGAAAACATGTGGTACAGAGTAATGTAGACAGAGTAATGCAGACAGAATAATATAGAGTATTGCAGAGAGTAATGCAGACAGCGTAACGTACTGCCTGCTTTTGAGTGTATGGGGA
Coding sequences:
- the trpc2a gene encoding short transient receptor potential channel 2, producing MDNITPDQWQAIVNKKLNFPPELIAAIQEDNAILVGSLLSTGDGIIRQLDESEDRLWREALNLSIRMGNEDTFSAMMLGVKFDFRQIYEALLVAVDTNQPRVVKRLLDRMDQEKGNKMDVRSFSMAIFDHSIDDSQFAPGVTPLTLACQKDLYDIVTMLTKKGHAIPLPHSISCTCLECRNGRQYDLLKFSLSRINTYRGMASRAYLSITTEDAMLSAFRLSRELRKLSKKEPEFKPQYLSLEELCQEFAVEMLAMCRNQSEVTTVLNICDDDNEDELDEQTFEEGIPTLSRLRLAVNYNQKLFVSHPICQQVLSSIWCGNIPGWRGSKTVWKLTVSLGIFFTMPLLCMIYWVAPKSKIGKTLKIPVIKFLLHSASYLWFIITLLAESIFMELYRDEFASRQQNILYNSLHMIWVVGFFWSECKNVWAEGLRGYIVDWSNILDMIVLSMYLASFGLRVLIMAIGHFVCQDQNLVEKCAYFTQTVRDEWWQEDPQLISEILFAVTSMLSFTRLAYILPAHESLGTLQISIGIMIDDMLRFMFLLMIIGTAFLCGLNNIYVPYATSPHLGRFNETFSFLFWTMFGASNQGYVDMPDFVLAQFVGRVLYGVFTLVIVIILLNMLIAMITNSFQKIEDDADVEWKFARSKLYLSYFREGSTIPVPFNLVPSPKALFYLLRSFFCCCNRKKIPDYPPIASMSNSTMNNGGEAGMDRVSYRLQVVKALVQRYIEAARREFGEATRKDVGNRITELNKGVRRLHSDMKKFYQNLQNSKSFGSKGDKGNFLGKYIKGAKNNFKNFDKNEAMGNSPDLYESICTS